One genomic segment of Streptomyces sp. NBC_00239 includes these proteins:
- a CDS encoding SMI1/KNR4 family protein, with amino-acid sequence MAENAQITALERIMPAVHGADEQVDWAAAEATWGTRFPSDFVAFMARYGAGRINAEASILVPLPTPGPQWDPADMVEETGNARFTWEQEGGPAVFETDPEHILAWGITAGADILCWHTSDPDPDRWPVLVCGRHTADPFAVYPYGMAEFLQRLFSDEFDVNPVSITFWDGAPLSFVHWREAQRRWQDGRNPETGEPDPYAGEFTG; translated from the coding sequence ATGGCGGAAAACGCGCAGATCACCGCGCTCGAACGGATCATGCCCGCGGTGCACGGCGCGGACGAGCAGGTCGACTGGGCCGCGGCCGAGGCGACCTGGGGCACCCGTTTCCCCTCGGACTTCGTCGCGTTCATGGCCCGGTACGGGGCCGGCCGCATCAACGCCGAGGCGAGCATCCTGGTGCCGCTGCCCACGCCCGGCCCGCAGTGGGACCCGGCGGACATGGTCGAGGAGACCGGGAACGCCCGCTTCACCTGGGAGCAGGAGGGCGGCCCGGCGGTCTTCGAGACCGACCCCGAACACATCCTGGCCTGGGGCATCACCGCGGGCGCCGACATACTGTGCTGGCACACCAGCGACCCCGACCCGGACCGCTGGCCGGTCCTGGTCTGCGGCCGGCACACGGCCGACCCCTTCGCGGTGTATCCGTACGGCATGGCCGAATTCCTGCAACGGCTGTTCTCGGACGAGTTCGACGTGAATCCGGTGAGCATCACCTTCTGGGACGGCGCCCCGCTCAGCTTCGTGCACTGGCGCGAGGCGCAGCGCCGCTGGCAGGACGGGCGCAATCCGGAGACCGGCGAGCCCGACCCGTACGCGGGCGAGTTCACCGGCTGA
- a CDS encoding AI-2E family transporter translates to MVKEPGNTPAGWLGRLGKALPAREHRDDDDAGTGAPGPAPAPPAPAGEHAVPPVHRPPARPDPVSVVPWGVRVAAEASWRLLLVAALLWVLMRVISEVRLVVLAFAAAMLVTALLQPFVVRLRRLGLPRGLATAVTAILGFVVIGLVGWFVVWQVMENLDDLSDRLRDGIDELKRAALNSPFHVTEKQINDIAKNLSETIGTNTDEITSAGLQGVTVMVEVLTGILLAMFSTLFLLYDGKRIWQWTLGLVPAIARTGVAGAGPRAWRTLTAYVRGTVIVALIDAIFIGLGIYFLDVPMAVPLAVFIFLFAFIPLVGAVISGALAVVVALVTEGAVTALLVLLVVLAVQQIEGHVLQPFILGRAVRVHPLAVVLSVAAGGMIAGIGGAVVAVPLVAVTNTVVGYLRAYSREQELRIGPAPHGATALPAAPTDQGDTRGDIRA, encoded by the coding sequence ATGGTGAAGGAGCCAGGCAATACGCCGGCGGGCTGGCTCGGCCGGCTCGGCAAGGCGCTGCCCGCGCGCGAACACCGTGACGACGACGATGCCGGTACGGGCGCACCCGGGCCGGCGCCCGCGCCGCCCGCGCCCGCGGGCGAGCACGCCGTGCCGCCCGTCCACCGCCCGCCCGCCAGGCCCGACCCGGTGAGCGTGGTGCCGTGGGGCGTCCGGGTGGCCGCGGAGGCCAGCTGGCGGCTGCTGCTGGTCGCCGCCCTCCTCTGGGTGCTGATGAGGGTGATCAGCGAAGTCCGGCTGGTCGTCCTCGCCTTCGCCGCGGCCATGCTCGTCACCGCCCTGCTCCAGCCGTTCGTGGTCCGGCTGCGGCGGCTCGGCCTGCCGCGCGGGCTGGCGACCGCCGTCACCGCGATCCTCGGGTTCGTGGTCATCGGACTGGTCGGCTGGTTCGTGGTCTGGCAGGTCATGGAGAACCTCGACGACCTCTCCGACCGGCTCCGCGACGGCATCGACGAGCTCAAACGCGCCGCGCTGAACAGCCCGTTCCACGTCACCGAAAAACAGATCAACGACATCGCGAAGAACCTCAGCGAGACCATCGGCACCAACACCGACGAGATCACCTCCGCCGGCCTCCAGGGCGTCACGGTGATGGTCGAGGTGCTGACCGGGATCCTCCTCGCGATGTTCTCCACCCTCTTCCTGCTCTACGACGGCAAGCGGATCTGGCAGTGGACCCTCGGCCTGGTCCCCGCCATCGCCCGCACCGGCGTGGCCGGCGCGGGCCCGCGGGCCTGGCGGACCCTCACCGCGTACGTGCGCGGCACGGTCATCGTCGCCCTCATCGACGCCATCTTCATCGGCCTCGGCATCTACTTCCTGGACGTGCCGATGGCGGTGCCGCTGGCCGTCTTCATCTTCCTGTTCGCCTTCATCCCGCTGGTCGGCGCGGTGATCTCCGGGGCGCTCGCGGTGGTGGTGGCGCTGGTCACCGAGGGGGCGGTGACGGCCCTGCTGGTGCTGCTCGTGGTCCTCGCGGTGCAGCAGATCGAGGGGCACGTGCTCCAGCCGTTCATCCTGGGACGGGCGGTGCGGGTCCATCCGCTGGCGGTAGTGCTCTCGGTGGCCGCGGGTGGGATGATCGCGGGCATCGGGGGCGCGGTGGTCGCGGTCCCGCTGGTCGCCGTCACCAACACCGTGGTCGGCTACCTGCGGGCGTACTCCCGTGAACAGGAGCTGCGCATCGGCCCGGCGCCCCACGGCGCGACGGCCCTGCCGGCGGCTCCGACCGACCAGGGGGACACCAGAGGTGATATCCGAGCCTGA
- a CDS encoding serine hydrolase domain-containing protein — protein sequence MTDQSGQRVQPDQENGAEAVHGTVEAGWESVRVEFEAVVAAEPHNPEAQLAVYRDGRQVVDLWTGAHTGADTLGPVYSITKGAAHLVVALLVQDGVLELDREVSSYWPEFTGGGKERLTLRGLIAHTSGLVNTPEGFSIDELADEPLVAARLAAGDPYWEPGTAYGYHAFVIAALTGEVVRRATGRSIRELFEERVRAPYGLDFHIGLSEELARERWAPVLPALPTEEQLAAFAQNPLPQDSLLPVAFNMHRETPMDLVEYGNSPRIRALGPASAGGSATARGVARMYAAAISGVAGLPPLLKPETAAEFARVHLRGTDRVTTEENHFGLGFETQPLVGPQAFGHCGAAGGNAWADPATGLAYAYTRRRFFFPGGSATENTRLTAAAVAVVR from the coding sequence ATGACGGATCAGTCGGGTCAGCGGGTTCAGCCGGATCAGGAGAACGGGGCGGAGGCGGTGCACGGGACGGTCGAGGCGGGCTGGGAGTCGGTACGGGTGGAGTTCGAGGCGGTCGTGGCCGCCGAACCTCACAACCCGGAAGCGCAGTTGGCCGTCTACCGGGACGGACGGCAGGTGGTCGACCTGTGGACCGGCGCGCACACCGGCGCCGACACGCTGGGGCCGGTCTACTCCATCACCAAGGGCGCGGCGCACCTCGTGGTGGCGCTGCTCGTCCAGGACGGCGTACTGGAGCTCGACCGTGAAGTCAGCTCGTACTGGCCCGAGTTCACGGGCGGCGGCAAGGAGCGGCTGACGCTGCGCGGGCTGATCGCGCACACCTCGGGCCTGGTCAACACCCCCGAGGGGTTCTCGATCGACGAGCTGGCGGACGAGCCGCTGGTCGCGGCCCGGCTGGCGGCCGGCGACCCGTACTGGGAGCCGGGGACGGCGTACGGGTACCACGCTTTCGTGATCGCCGCGCTGACCGGCGAGGTCGTCCGCCGGGCCACCGGTCGGTCCATCCGGGAACTGTTCGAGGAGCGCGTCCGCGCCCCCTACGGGCTGGACTTCCACATCGGGCTGTCCGAGGAGCTGGCGCGGGAGCGGTGGGCGCCGGTCCTGCCCGCGCTGCCGACCGAGGAGCAGCTCGCGGCGTTCGCGCAGAACCCGCTGCCGCAGGACAGCCTGCTGCCGGTGGCCTTCAACATGCACCGCGAGACCCCGATGGACCTGGTGGAGTACGGCAACTCCCCGCGGATCCGCGCCCTCGGCCCGGCCTCGGCGGGCGGCAGCGCCACGGCCCGCGGGGTGGCCCGCATGTACGCGGCGGCCATCAGCGGGGTGGCGGGCCTGCCGCCGCTGCTGAAGCCGGAGACGGCGGCCGAGTTCGCCCGCGTGCACCTGCGCGGCACGGACCGGGTGACGACCGAGGAGAACCACTTCGGCCTGGGCTTCGAGACGCAGCCCCTGGTGGGACCGCAGGCCTTCGGCCACTGCGGTGCGGCGGGCGGCAACGCGTGGGCGGATCCGGCGACGGGCCTGGCGTACGCCTACACCCGCCGCCGGTTCTTCTTCCCGGGCGGCTCCGCCACCGAGAACACGCGCCTGACCGCCGCGGCGGTCGCGGTCGTCCGCTAG
- a CDS encoding PhoH family protein, whose amino-acid sequence MVTSTKRRLPDRRTYVLDTSVLLADPNAIRRFDEHEVVLPIVVITELEAKRHHPELGYFARQALRQLDDFRVRYGRLDAPIPLGELGGTLRVELNHSDPGVLPAGFRLGDNDSRILAVARNLQAEGYDVTVVSKDLPLRIKASSVGLLAEEYRAELAITDAGWTGMSELSLSGEQVDLLYSEERLYVPESAELPVHTGLVLQSERGKALGRVTSDGNVRLVRGDREAFGIHGRSAEQRIALDILLDPEVGIVSLGGRAGTGKSALALCAGLEAVLERRQHQKVMVFRPLYAVGGQELGYLPGDASEKMSPWAQAVFDTLSAVAGRAVIEEVLGRGMLEVLPLTHIRGRSLHDAFVIVDEAQSLERNVLLTVLSRIGANSRVVLTHDVAQRDNLRVGRYDGVVAVVEKLKGHPLFAHVTLTRSERSPIAALVTEMLESV is encoded by the coding sequence GTGGTGACCAGCACAAAGCGCCGCCTGCCCGACAGGCGGACCTACGTCCTCGACACCAGTGTCCTGCTGGCAGACCCCAACGCGATCCGGCGCTTCGACGAGCACGAAGTGGTGCTCCCGATCGTCGTGATCACGGAGCTGGAGGCCAAGAGGCACCATCCCGAACTCGGCTACTTCGCCCGGCAGGCCCTGCGCCAGCTCGACGACTTCCGGGTCCGGTACGGACGCCTCGACGCCCCCATCCCGCTGGGCGAGCTGGGCGGCACCCTGCGTGTCGAGCTCAACCACTCCGATCCGGGCGTCCTGCCCGCGGGCTTCAGGCTGGGGGACAACGACTCGAGGATCCTCGCCGTCGCCCGCAACCTGCAGGCCGAGGGCTACGACGTCACGGTGGTGTCGAAGGATCTCCCGCTGCGCATCAAGGCCTCCTCCGTGGGGCTGCTCGCCGAGGAGTACCGCGCCGAGCTCGCCATCACCGACGCGGGCTGGACGGGCATGAGCGAGCTCTCCCTCTCCGGGGAACAGGTCGACCTCCTCTACTCCGAGGAGCGGCTGTACGTGCCGGAGTCCGCCGAACTCCCCGTCCACACCGGACTGGTCCTGCAGTCCGAGCGCGGCAAGGCGCTCGGCCGGGTGACGTCCGACGGGAACGTCCGGCTGGTCCGCGGGGACCGCGAGGCCTTCGGCATCCACGGCCGCAGCGCCGAACAGCGCATCGCGCTGGACATCCTGCTCGACCCGGAGGTCGGCATCGTCTCGCTCGGCGGCCGGGCCGGCACCGGCAAGTCGGCGCTGGCCCTGTGCGCGGGCCTGGAGGCCGTACTGGAGCGGAGGCAGCATCAGAAGGTGATGGTCTTCCGGCCGCTGTACGCGGTCGGCGGGCAGGAGCTCGGCTATCTGCCGGGAGACGCCTCGGAGAAGATGAGCCCGTGGGCCCAGGCGGTCTTCGACACGCTCTCCGCGGTGGCCGGTCGGGCCGTGATCGAGGAGGTGCTGGGCCGCGGCATGCTGGAGGTGCTGCCGCTCACCCACATCCGGGGCCGCTCGCTGCACGACGCGTTCGTCATCGTGGACGAGGCCCAGTCGCTGGAACGGAACGTCCTGCTGACCGTTCTGTCCCGGATCGGGGCCAATTCCCGGGTCGTTCTGACGCATGACGTCGCCCAGCGGGACAATCTGCGCGTCGGCCGGTACGACGGAGTGGTCGCCGTCGTTGAGAAACTGAAGGGGCATCCGCTGTTCGCGCACGTCACCCTCACCCGCTCGGAGCGTTCCCCGATCGCGGCCCTGGTGACCGAGATGCTCGAATCGGTCTAA
- a CDS encoding extracellular solute-binding protein, translating into MRRRHSGAIASAAAIALLGTLAGCGTSTGSGDGSTLHLVAAEYGDTPATSSKAYWDKITERFAAENPGLEVEVDLYPWADVDREVTRMVKAGDAPDMALMGAYSDFAAQGRLYEASDLLTVAAEANFLPPLVEAGSVGNKLYGLPFVASTRLLFYNEELFEKAGVDAPKTWSQLKRAAEALKADGVKTPYALPLGPEEAHAEAMIWELSNAGGYADGSGGYSIASDQNVQTFRWIKEKLVAPGLTGPVAPGRLNRQDAFAAFLRGEVGMLNGYPSLAHEAKARGIRVGTVEMPVADWLTDGETPPTMGVADWMMAFKQNGKRENIGKFLDFVYEDENLSEFAGRYHLLPSTVTASRTPAGGGLDDSDEQFLTALRSAQLYPVSKSSWLQVSDTIKRNIGRAVAPGSDPRDVLEDIADQARTLSSRP; encoded by the coding sequence GTGCGACGAAGACACTCCGGCGCGATCGCCTCCGCGGCCGCGATCGCCCTTCTCGGCACCCTCGCCGGATGCGGCACCTCGACCGGGTCCGGTGACGGCTCGACACTGCACCTGGTCGCCGCCGAGTACGGCGACACCCCGGCCACCAGCTCGAAGGCGTACTGGGACAAGATCACGGAGCGGTTCGCCGCCGAGAACCCCGGCCTGGAGGTCGAGGTCGACCTCTACCCCTGGGCGGACGTGGACCGCGAGGTGACCCGCATGGTCAAGGCCGGCGACGCCCCGGACATGGCCCTGATGGGCGCGTACTCCGACTTCGCGGCCCAGGGCCGCCTGTACGAGGCCTCCGACCTGCTCACCGTCGCCGCCGAGGCGAACTTCCTGCCGCCGCTGGTCGAGGCCGGCTCGGTGGGCAACAAGCTGTACGGCCTGCCGTTCGTCGCCAGCACCCGGCTGCTCTTCTACAACGAGGAACTGTTCGAGAAGGCGGGCGTCGACGCGCCGAAGACCTGGTCGCAGTTGAAGCGCGCGGCGGAGGCCCTCAAGGCGGACGGCGTGAAGACCCCGTACGCCCTTCCCCTCGGCCCCGAGGAGGCCCACGCCGAGGCGATGATCTGGGAGCTCAGCAACGCCGGCGGGTACGCGGACGGCAGCGGCGGCTACAGCATCGCCTCCGACCAGAACGTCCAGACCTTCCGCTGGATCAAGGAAAAGCTGGTCGCACCCGGCCTGACCGGCCCGGTCGCCCCCGGCAGGCTCAACCGGCAGGACGCGTTCGCCGCCTTCCTGCGCGGCGAGGTCGGCATGCTGAACGGCTATCCGTCCCTGGCGCACGAGGCCAAGGCGCGCGGCATCCGCGTCGGCACGGTGGAAATGCCCGTGGCCGACTGGCTCACGGACGGCGAGACCCCGCCCACGATGGGGGTCGCCGACTGGATGATGGCCTTCAAGCAGAACGGCAAGCGCGAGAACATCGGGAAGTTCCTCGACTTCGTCTACGAGGACGAGAACCTCAGCGAGTTCGCCGGGCGCTACCACCTGCTGCCCTCCACGGTCACCGCGTCCCGCACGCCCGCGGGCGGCGGCCTCGACGACAGCGACGAGCAGTTCCTCACCGCCCTGCGCAGCGCCCAGCTGTATCCGGTGAGCAAGTCGTCCTGGCTCCAGGTCAGCGACACGATCAAGCGGAACATCGGGCGGGCAGTGGCGCCCGGCTCCGACCCGCGGGACGTCCTGGAGGACATCGCCGACCAGGCCCGTACCCTCTCCAGCCGGCCCTGA
- a CDS encoding prepilin peptidase, with the protein MVVVALGYGVGAGLLLPRAVYRLSVEPDEPWRSGCPAGHPLTGPAAAWLGRSHCPLCPTGPTGPARYGPPPAGPAVLSALVCGTLAAAAGGTAESLVWALLAPVVVLLALVDRAVHRLPDVLTLPLALAVTALLGVAALTGRAGGDWPRAVLGGLALGAGYLVLFLINPDGMGFGDVKLALALGVALGWYGWGVWLVGVFLGFLYGTLYGLALAVRGRGGRRTALAFGPFMAAGAFTGVLLGGLGA; encoded by the coding sequence ATGGTCGTGGTGGCGCTCGGGTACGGCGTGGGGGCCGGATTGCTGCTGCCCCGGGCCGTCTACCGGCTGTCCGTCGAGCCGGACGAGCCGTGGCGCTCCGGCTGCCCGGCCGGCCACCCCCTGACCGGCCCCGCCGCAGCCTGGCTGGGCCGCTCCCACTGCCCGCTGTGCCCCACGGGCCCCACCGGCCCCGCCCGCTACGGCCCGCCCCCCGCCGGCCCCGCCGTCCTGAGCGCGCTCGTGTGCGGGACCCTGGCCGCGGCCGCCGGGGGGACGGCCGAGTCGCTGGTCTGGGCGCTGCTCGCACCCGTCGTCGTGCTGCTCGCGCTCGTGGACCGGGCCGTGCACCGGCTGCCCGACGTACTGACCCTGCCGCTCGCGCTCGCCGTCACCGCCCTGCTCGGCGTGGCCGCCCTCACCGGCCGCGCCGGCGGCGACTGGCCGCGCGCGGTGCTCGGCGGGCTCGCCCTCGGCGCCGGGTACCTGGTGCTGTTCCTGATCAACCCGGACGGCATGGGCTTCGGCGACGTCAAGCTGGCGCTCGCCCTGGGGGTAGCTCTTGGGTGGTACGGGTGGGGGGTATGGCTCGTGGGGGTGTTCCTGGGCTTCCTCTACGGGACCCTCTACGGCCTCGCCCTTGCGGTGCGCGGCCGCGGGGGCCGCCGGACCGCCCTCGCCTTCGGACCCTTCATGGCGGCCGGCGCATTCACCGGAGTGCTGCTGGGCGGACTCGGAGCGTAG
- a CDS encoding isoprenyl transferase: MKLRDLVYRLYARRVEGRLDHDAVPKHIGVILDGNRRWAKAAGGTTEQGHQAGADKITELLGWCNETDVEVVTLWMLSTDNLDRPEVELRPLLNIIENTVRGLAANGRWRVHHVGNLDILPAQTQAVLKEAEQATDGHTGILVNVAVGYGGRQEIADAVRSLLLEHHEKGTSIEELAEILDIDHISEHLYTRGQPDPDLVIRTSGEQRLSGFMLWQSAHSEYYFCEVFWPAFRKVDFLRALRDYAARHRRYGT; this comes from the coding sequence GTGAAGCTGCGCGACCTGGTGTACAGGCTGTACGCACGCCGGGTGGAAGGCCGCCTCGACCACGACGCGGTGCCCAAGCACATCGGCGTGATCCTGGACGGCAACCGGCGTTGGGCCAAGGCCGCCGGCGGTACCACCGAGCAGGGCCATCAGGCCGGCGCCGACAAGATCACCGAGCTGCTGGGTTGGTGCAACGAGACCGACGTCGAGGTCGTGACCCTGTGGATGCTCTCCACGGACAACCTGGACCGTCCCGAGGTCGAGCTCCGCCCGCTGCTCAACATCATCGAGAACACCGTCCGCGGACTCGCCGCGAACGGCCGCTGGCGCGTCCACCACGTCGGCAACCTCGACATCCTGCCGGCGCAGACCCAGGCGGTGCTCAAGGAGGCCGAACAGGCCACCGACGGGCACACCGGGATACTCGTCAACGTCGCGGTGGGCTACGGCGGCCGCCAGGAGATCGCCGACGCGGTCCGCTCGCTGCTGCTGGAGCACCACGAGAAGGGCACCTCGATCGAGGAGCTCGCCGAGATCCTCGACATCGACCACATCTCGGAACACCTCTACACCCGCGGCCAGCCCGACCCGGACCTCGTGATCCGCACCAGCGGCGAACAGCGCCTGTCCGGATTCATGCTGTGGCAGAGCGCGCACTCCGAGTACTACTTCTGCGAGGTCTTCTGGCCGGCCTTCCGCAAGGTCGACTTCCTCCGGGCGCTGCGCGACTACGCGGCCCGGCACCGGCGCTACGGGACCTGA
- the mgrA gene encoding L-glyceraldehyde 3-phosphate reductase: MTDNNPYRAASARYDSMEYRRSGRSGLKLPAVSLGLWHNFGDDTSLESQRAILRRAFDLGVTHFDLANNYGPPPGSAELNFGKIFAQDFAPYREELVVSTKAGYLMHEGPYGEWGSRKYLLGSLDASLARMGLDYVDIFYSHRFDPETPLEETMGALASAVQQGKALYVGVSSYTAEQTAEAVRILNDMGVRPLIHQPSYSMINRWTEEDGLLDTLEESGMGCISFVPLAQGLLTGKYLKGIPEGSRATQGKSLNPDLLSDEVVRRLNGLNDIAARRGQSLAQLALTWVLRDPRMTSALIGASSVAQLEENVAALAGAPLSEEELKEIDSFAVSTPGANIWAQRG, translated from the coding sequence GTGACTGATAACAATCCCTATCGGGCAGCCTCCGCGCGCTACGACTCCATGGAGTACCGGCGCAGCGGCCGCAGCGGCCTCAAGCTCCCCGCCGTCTCCCTCGGTCTCTGGCACAACTTCGGCGACGACACGTCGCTGGAGTCCCAGCGGGCGATCCTGCGGCGCGCCTTCGACCTCGGGGTGACCCACTTCGACCTGGCGAACAACTACGGTCCGCCGCCGGGTTCCGCCGAGCTGAACTTCGGCAAGATCTTTGCGCAGGACTTCGCGCCGTACCGCGAGGAGCTGGTCGTCTCCACCAAGGCCGGCTACCTGATGCACGAGGGCCCGTACGGCGAGTGGGGCAGCCGCAAGTACCTGCTCGGCTCGCTCGACGCCTCGCTGGCGCGGATGGGGCTCGACTACGTCGACATCTTCTACTCGCACCGCTTCGACCCGGAGACCCCGCTGGAGGAGACCATGGGCGCGCTCGCGTCCGCGGTCCAGCAGGGCAAGGCGCTGTACGTGGGCGTGTCCTCCTATACGGCGGAGCAGACGGCGGAGGCGGTGCGGATCCTGAACGACATGGGTGTGCGCCCGCTGATCCACCAGCCCTCGTACTCCATGATCAACCGCTGGACCGAGGAGGACGGGCTGCTCGACACGCTGGAGGAGTCCGGCATGGGCTGCATCTCCTTCGTGCCGCTCGCCCAGGGCCTGCTCACCGGCAAGTACCTGAAGGGCATTCCGGAGGGATCGCGCGCCACCCAGGGCAAGTCCCTGAATCCGGACCTGCTCTCCGACGAGGTGGTCCGCCGCCTGAACGGGCTGAACGACATCGCGGCCCGGCGCGGCCAGTCGCTGGCGCAGCTCGCGCTGACGTGGGTGCTGCGGGACCCGCGGATGACGTCGGCCCTGATCGGCGCGTCGAGCGTGGCGCAGTTGGAGGAGAACGTGGCGGCCCTGGCCGGTGCGCCGCTGTCGGAGGAGGAGCTGAAGGAGATCGATTCCTTCGCGGTCTCGACCCCTGGCGCCAACATCTGGGCCCAGCGGGGATGA
- a CDS encoding peroxiredoxin: MLTVGDKFPAYDLTACVSLEAGSEFAQIDHKTYEGKWRVVFFWPKDFTFVCPTEIAAFGKLNDEFADRDAQVLGVSGDSEFVHHAWRKDHADLRDLPFPMLADSKHELMQACGVQGEDGFAQRAVFIVDQNNEIQFTMVTAGSVGRNPKEVLRVLDALQTDELCPCNWNKGETTLDAGALLAGE, from the coding sequence GTGCTCACTGTCGGTGACAAGTTCCCCGCGTACGATCTGACCGCTTGTGTCTCGCTCGAGGCCGGCAGCGAGTTCGCCCAGATCGACCACAAGACCTACGAGGGCAAGTGGCGCGTGGTGTTCTTCTGGCCGAAGGACTTCACCTTCGTCTGCCCGACCGAGATCGCCGCCTTCGGCAAGCTGAACGACGAGTTCGCCGACCGTGACGCGCAGGTCCTCGGCGTCTCCGGCGACTCCGAGTTCGTGCACCACGCCTGGCGCAAGGACCACGCCGACCTGCGTGACCTGCCCTTCCCGATGCTGGCCGACTCGAAGCACGAGCTCATGCAGGCCTGTGGCGTGCAGGGGGAGGACGGCTTCGCGCAGCGCGCCGTCTTCATCGTCGACCAGAACAACGAGATCCAGTTCACGATGGTGACCGCCGGTTCCGTGGGCCGTAACCCCAAGGAGGTCCTGCGGGTCCTCGACGCCCTGCAGACCGACGAGCTGTGCCCCTGCAACTGGAACAAGGGCGAGACCACCCTGGACGCCGGCGCCCTGCTGGCCGGTGAGTGA
- a CDS encoding DUF192 domain-containing protein — protein MGRRWQDGTGTLTVAGDGKGGVADSGGGAQIPVEVAASYRSRTRGLLGRAGIDGALLLTPAGSVHTFRMRFAIDVAYLDRHLRVLAVRTMPPGRLGLPRLRSRHVLEAEAGALARWGIRPGSHLRVTPD, from the coding sequence ATGGGACGACGCTGGCAGGACGGGACCGGGACGCTCACGGTGGCCGGTGACGGCAAGGGCGGCGTCGCAGACAGCGGCGGCGGCGCGCAGATACCCGTGGAGGTCGCGGCCTCGTACCGGTCCCGGACCCGCGGCCTCCTCGGCCGGGCCGGCATCGACGGCGCCCTGCTGCTGACCCCGGCCGGCAGCGTGCACACCTTCCGGATGCGCTTCGCGATCGATGTGGCGTACCTGGACCGGCACTTGCGGGTGCTGGCCGTACGTACGATGCCCCCCGGCCGCCTCGGCCTGCCACGGCTCCGGTCGCGTCACGTCCTGGAGGCGGAGGCGGGCGCACTGGCCCGCTGGGGCATCCGGCCCGGCTCCCACCTGAGGGTGACGCCCGACTGA
- a CDS encoding transglycosylase SLT domain-containing protein, producing MSRISVRGFAVASATAVTTVGAVVGVAAGDTMPANDLETTAAGTTLLTDIPVNEQAQVQTASLTQQADALAFQADADAKKAAEETARLQAAKDAKSKKAAAVEAEAKAKKEREAKEEAASRSAGRSADDFSPQSSYTVAQVKAIARQMVPSSQFQCFSNIVNHESTWNYLAVNQSSGAYGLVQALPGSKMSSAGADWRTNPATQIEWGLNYMNERYGSPCGAWSFWQANSWY from the coding sequence GTGAGCCGGATCTCGGTTCGGGGATTCGCCGTGGCGTCCGCCACTGCCGTCACCACCGTCGGAGCCGTCGTGGGCGTCGCCGCCGGCGACACCATGCCCGCGAACGACCTTGAGACGACCGCTGCCGGTACGACGCTCCTCACCGACATCCCGGTGAACGAGCAGGCCCAGGTCCAGACCGCGTCCCTGACGCAGCAGGCCGACGCACTCGCCTTCCAGGCCGACGCCGACGCCAAGAAGGCCGCGGAGGAGACCGCCCGCCTGCAGGCCGCCAAGGACGCCAAGTCCAAGAAGGCCGCCGCCGTCGAGGCCGAGGCGAAGGCGAAGAAGGAGCGCGAGGCCAAGGAAGAGGCCGCGAGCCGCTCCGCCGGCCGTTCCGCCGACGACTTCAGCCCGCAGTCCTCGTACACGGTCGCCCAGGTCAAGGCCATCGCGCGGCAGATGGTGCCGTCGAGCCAGTTCCAGTGCTTCAGCAACATCGTGAACCACGAGTCCACGTGGAACTACCTCGCCGTCAACCAGTCCTCGGGCGCGTACGGCCTCGTCCAGGCGCTGCCGGGCTCCAAGATGTCCTCGGCCGGTGCCGACTGGCGCACCAACCCCGCCACCCAGATCGAGTGGGGCCTGAACTACATGAACGAGCGCTACGGCAGCCCCTGCGGCGCCTGGAGCTTCTGGCAGGCCAACAGCTGGTACTAG
- a CDS encoding alkyl hydroperoxide reductase: MSLDALKSAIPDFAKDLKLNLGSVIGNSDLPQQQLWGTVLACAIASRSPRVLRELEPEAKANLTPEAYSAAKSAAAIMAMNNVFYRTRHLLSDPEYGTMRAGLRMNVIGNPGVEKVDFELWSLAVSAINGCGQCLDSHEQVLRKAGVDRETVQEAVKIASVIQAVGATLDAEAVLAG; this comes from the coding sequence GTGTCCCTCGACGCACTGAAGTCCGCCATACCGGACTTCGCCAAGGACCTGAAGCTGAACCTCGGCTCGGTCATCGGCAACAGCGACCTGCCCCAGCAGCAGCTGTGGGGCACCGTCCTGGCGTGCGCGATCGCCTCGCGCTCCCCGAGGGTGCTGCGTGAGCTGGAGCCGGAGGCGAAGGCGAACCTGACGCCGGAGGCGTACAGCGCCGCCAAGTCCGCCGCCGCGATCATGGCGATGAACAACGTCTTCTACCGCACCCGCCACCTGCTCTCCGACCCGGAGTACGGCACGATGCGGGCCGGTCTGCGGATGAACGTCATCGGCAACCCGGGCGTGGAGAAGGTCGACTTCGAGCTGTGGTCCCTCGCGGTCTCCGCGATCAACGGCTGCGGCCAGTGCCTCGACTCGCACGAGCAGGTGCTCCGCAAGGCCGGCGTCGACCGTGAGACCGTCCAGGAAGCCGTCAAGATCGCCTCGGTGATCCAGGCCGTCGGCGCCACCCTGGACGCGGAAGCCGTCCTCGCCGGATAA